A section of the Anabaena cylindrica PCC 7122 genome encodes:
- a CDS encoding GNAT family N-acetyltransferase codes for MKAFDETDTIYVREIGIDDIAPVYHLGEELFTSDLYPYLYRTWDEWEVIGLYNTDPEYCIIAETDSELAGFILGTIISKSSWTYGYILWLGVNPKFQRQGVADKLVDKVVARMIEDGARFMLVDTDPTNIPAVKFFNRKGFGNIRQHIFLSMNLSKHPYYGRLIDYEHQKAERAGYRRTRPTVRSRKSEGIPGEVAINPLVNELPTDLIINDE; via the coding sequence ATGAAAGCCTTTGATGAAACTGACACAATTTATGTCCGTGAAATAGGAATTGATGATATAGCTCCAGTTTATCACTTAGGTGAAGAGCTATTTACCAGTGATTTATATCCTTATTTATACCGCACCTGGGATGAATGGGAAGTGATTGGACTTTATAACACAGATCCAGAATATTGCATCATTGCAGAAACAGATAGCGAACTAGCAGGATTTATTTTAGGAACAATTATTAGTAAATCATCTTGGACTTATGGCTACATTTTGTGGTTAGGAGTAAATCCCAAATTTCAACGTCAGGGAGTAGCAGATAAATTAGTTGATAAAGTTGTAGCACGAATGATTGAAGATGGAGCGCGGTTTATGTTAGTAGATACAGATCCTACGAATATACCAGCAGTGAAATTTTTCAACCGTAAAGGCTTTGGTAACATCCGCCAACATATATTCTTATCAATGAATTTGAGTAAGCATCCATATTATGGCAGACTGATAGATTATGAACATCAAAAAGCAGAAAGAGCCGGTTATAGGCGCACACGTCCTACTGTTCGTTCTCGTAAATCAGAAGGAATACCTGGTGAAGTAGCTATCAATCCCTTGGTGAATGAATTACCAACAGATTTAATCATTAATGATGAATGA
- a CDS encoding PD-(D/E)XK nuclease family protein, whose product MQQTSTHLLRLSQGHLNLLAACPRKFQHTYLEQITAPTDPQQEEYQTLGSRFHLLMQQQEMGLPINNFLQTDTQLQKWMTSFAKVAPEILTPDIDNQTFHDSEHYRILQIQDYLFTVIYDLLIADNQKAQIFDWKTYPQPPNKSSLAKNWQTRLYMYVLAETSEYLPENISMTYWFVQTQGKPKSIQFNYDTQQHQQTQQELNQLLNNLTNWLEQYHQNQPFPHKPASKKSCETCQYAFLCYNQTNNPLAINSNNLPNIDQIQEVSM is encoded by the coding sequence ATGCAACAGACTTCTACCCATCTACTCAGACTCTCTCAAGGACATCTCAACCTACTCGCAGCTTGTCCTCGTAAATTCCAGCATACCTATTTAGAACAGATTACCGCACCCACTGACCCCCAACAAGAAGAATATCAAACTTTGGGTAGTCGTTTTCACTTACTCATGCAGCAGCAAGAAATGGGTTTACCAATTAATAACTTTCTCCAAACAGACACTCAACTGCAAAAATGGATGACATCTTTTGCCAAAGTTGCGCCAGAAATATTAACACCTGATATTGATAACCAAACTTTCCACGACAGTGAACACTATCGGATTTTGCAAATTCAAGATTACCTATTTACAGTTATCTATGATTTATTAATTGCAGATAATCAAAAAGCACAAATTTTCGATTGGAAAACCTATCCCCAACCACCAAATAAAAGTTCCTTAGCTAAAAATTGGCAAACACGTCTTTATATGTATGTTCTAGCAGAAACTAGTGAATATTTACCCGAAAATATATCCATGACTTATTGGTTTGTTCAAACTCAGGGCAAACCTAAAAGTATTCAGTTTAACTACGACACTCAACAACACCAACAAACACAACAAGAATTAAATCAACTATTGAATAATTTAACCAATTGGTTAGAACAATATCACCAAAATCAGCCATTTCCCCACAAACCAGCGTCTAAAAAATCTTGTGAAACTTGTCAATATGCTTTCCTTTGTTACAATCAAACAAATAATCCATTAGCAATAAATTCTAACAATTTACCAAATATTGATCAGATCCAAGAAGTATCAATGTAA
- the rpsN gene encoding 30S ribosomal protein S14, with amino-acid sequence MAKKSMIEREKKRAKMVEKYADKREALLDEFKSAESPLDKLEIHRKIQQLPRNSAPSRRRNRCWVTGRPRAVYRDFGLSRNVLREWAHQGLLPGVVKSSW; translated from the coding sequence ATGGCAAAAAAGAGCATGATTGAGCGCGAGAAAAAACGCGCCAAGATGGTGGAAAAGTATGCTGACAAACGGGAAGCACTATTAGACGAGTTCAAAAGTGCGGAATCTCCCCTAGATAAGCTGGAAATCCACCGCAAAATTCAACAACTACCTCGTAACAGTGCGCCTAGCCGTCGCCGTAATCGTTGCTGGGTTACAGGTCGTCCTAGAGCCGTATATCGTGATTTTGGGCTGTCTCGGAACGTACTGCGGGAATGGGCGCACCAAGGGCTTTTACCTGGTGTTGTTAAGTCTAGCTGGTAA
- a CDS encoding inorganic diphosphatase, with amino-acid sequence MDLSLIPAQPKPGVINVLIEIAGGSKNKYEFDKDLQAFALDRVLSSSVQYPYDYGFIPNTLADDGDPLDGMVIMDEPTFPGCVIPARPIGYLEMIDGGDRDEKILCVPDKDPRYAHVKSLKDIAPHRLDEIAEFFRSYKNLEKKVTEILGWQDVDRVAPLVEKFIKAAKK; translated from the coding sequence GTGGATTTATCTCTTATTCCTGCCCAACCGAAACCGGGTGTGATCAATGTTCTGATTGAAATTGCTGGCGGGAGTAAAAATAAATACGAATTTGATAAGGATTTGCAAGCTTTTGCCCTAGACCGGGTACTTTCTTCTTCCGTACAATATCCTTACGACTATGGTTTTATACCCAATACCTTAGCTGATGATGGCGATCCGCTAGATGGGATGGTCATCATGGATGAACCAACTTTTCCTGGTTGCGTCATTCCGGCAAGACCGATTGGTTATTTAGAAATGATTGATGGTGGCGATCGCGACGAAAAAATTCTTTGTGTTCCCGACAAAGATCCACGCTACGCCCATGTAAAATCTTTGAAAGATATAGCGCCCCACCGTCTGGACGAAATTGCCGAATTTTTCCGTAGTTATAAAAATTTGGAAAAAAAGGTGACAGAAATTCTTGGTTGGCAAGATGTAGACAGGGTTGCACCCTTAGTAGAGAAGTTCATCAAAGCTGCTAAAAAATAG
- a CDS encoding aspartate ammonia-lyase, translated as MTDNTDFRIERDSMGDRSIPHHVYYGIQTQRAIENFSISGLKPLPTYVDACLYIKKATAIVNGELGCIPADISEVIIKAVDEILAGKLRDQFVVDIYQAGAGTSHHMNVNEVLANRALEILGDEKGNYKRVSPNDHVNYGQSTNDVIPTAIRIGGLLALTQTLHPALEEAISVLEAKAAEFQDIIKSGRTHLQDAVPVRLGENFRAWAYILAEHQNRLYVASGDLMVLGLGGSAAGTGMNTHPEYRQRVVEVLSQLLEFPLEPAPHLMAAMQSMGAFVNVSGALRNLAQDLVKISHDLRLMDSGPKTGLKEIQLPPVQPGSSIMPGKYNPVMAEMTSMVCFQVMGYDSAIALAAQAGQLELNVMMPLIAYNLIHSIEILGNTISSLTSSCIQGITANQERCLAYAEGSLALVTALNPHIGYLNAAAVAKESLETGKSLRQIVIEKGLMTAVELATVLDLDQMSAILPL; from the coding sequence ATGACTGACAATACAGATTTTCGCATTGAACGGGACTCGATGGGCGATCGCTCTATCCCTCATCATGTTTATTACGGTATCCAAACCCAACGCGCTATCGAAAATTTCTCAATTAGCGGTTTAAAGCCTTTACCTACTTACGTTGATGCTTGTTTATATATTAAAAAAGCTACCGCAATTGTCAATGGTGAACTGGGTTGTATTCCCGCAGATATAAGTGAAGTTATTATCAAAGCTGTTGATGAAATTCTTGCAGGTAAGTTACGAGATCAGTTTGTAGTTGATATCTACCAAGCTGGTGCAGGAACTTCTCACCACATGAATGTTAATGAAGTTCTCGCAAATCGGGCTTTGGAAATTCTTGGGGATGAAAAAGGCAATTACAAACGGGTTAGTCCTAATGATCATGTGAACTATGGCCAGTCTACCAATGATGTTATCCCTACAGCTATTCGCATTGGTGGTTTATTGGCACTTACCCAAACTCTACACCCAGCTTTAGAAGAGGCAATTTCGGTTTTAGAAGCAAAAGCGGCCGAATTTCAAGATATCATCAAATCTGGGAGAACACACCTGCAAGACGCTGTACCTGTGCGTTTGGGTGAAAATTTCCGCGCTTGGGCTTATATTCTCGCAGAACACCAAAACCGTCTTTATGTTGCTTCTGGGGATTTGATGGTTTTGGGTTTAGGTGGTAGTGCTGCGGGAACGGGTATGAATACTCATCCTGAATATCGGCAACGGGTGGTAGAAGTTCTCTCACAATTATTAGAATTTCCCCTAGAACCTGCACCTCATTTAATGGCTGCTATGCAAAGTATGGGTGCGTTTGTGAATGTTTCCGGGGCGTTGCGGAATTTAGCCCAGGACTTGGTGAAAATCTCCCATGACCTACGTTTAATGGATTCTGGCCCCAAAACAGGGTTAAAGGAAATTCAATTGCCTCCAGTCCAACCTGGTTCTTCAATTATGCCGGGGAAATATAACCCGGTGATGGCAGAGATGACTTCAATGGTCTGTTTTCAGGTGATGGGGTATGATAGTGCGATCGCTCTTGCTGCCCAAGCTGGACAATTAGAATTAAATGTAATGATGCCCCTCATTGCCTATAATCTAATTCACAGCATTGAAATTTTAGGTAATACCATTTCTTCTCTCACTTCCAGCTGTATTCAAGGTATTACGGCTAATCAAGAACGTTGTTTAGCTTACGCCGAAGGTAGTTTAGCATTAGTCACCGCCTTAAATCCTCACATCGGTTATTTAAATGCTGCTGCTGTGGCTAAAGAGTCTTTGGAAACAGGTAAATCTCTGCGTCAGATAGTTATAGAAAAAGGCTTAATGACAGCAGTAGAATTAGCCACTGTCTTAGATTTAGACCAAATGAGTGCGATCCTTCCTTTATAA
- the def gene encoding peptide deformylase, translating to MPSDIAVEKKKLKNPPLKLHYLGDRVLRQPAKRVTKIDDELRQLVREMLQTMYSEDGIGLAAPQVGINKQLIVIDCEPDKPNTPPLVLINPVIKQVSSELCIAQEGCLSIPKVYLDVKRPQVVEIAYKDEYGRPKTLKAGDLLGRCILHEMDHLNGVVFVDRVENSLTLAQELSKNGFSYQTVKPVV from the coding sequence ATGCCCTCTGATATAGCTGTAGAGAAGAAAAAGTTAAAAAATCCACCTTTGAAGCTTCATTATTTAGGCGATCGCGTTTTGCGTCAACCCGCAAAGCGTGTGACAAAAATAGATGATGAACTTCGCCAACTGGTGCGGGAAATGCTGCAAACTATGTACAGCGAAGATGGCATCGGTTTGGCAGCCCCTCAAGTGGGAATTAATAAACAACTCATTGTCATTGATTGTGAACCAGACAAACCAAATACACCTCCACTAGTATTAATCAATCCCGTTATTAAGCAGGTTAGCAGTGAACTCTGCATAGCTCAAGAAGGGTGTTTAAGCATCCCTAAAGTTTATTTAGATGTGAAACGCCCCCAAGTAGTAGAAATCGCCTATAAAGACGAATATGGTCGTCCCAAAACATTAAAAGCTGGTGACTTACTCGGAAGATGTATTTTACACGAAATGGATCACCTCAACGGTGTGGTATTTGTAGATCGTGTAGAAAATTCCTTGACTTTGGCACAGGAGTTATCTAAAAATGGCTTCTCGTATCAAACGGTAAAACCAGTCGTATAG
- a CDS encoding cell division protein FtsX, whose product MFKFFTKLDYLLKETFLGLLRGGWMNWAAVSTVTVLLFLFGLSLQTSWQVERLLNQFGSQLELSVYLESGIQAVNIEPLIAQMPEVATVQVITKEQAWTKLVKDLGIADIDGATQQLGDNPLVDEMKVKALNPQVVPSLATQLAKFQGVDVVQYVDEAVKRIAQLHRGLNWITLTITIILTSTAIAVTTTTIGLIVMARRREIEIMQLVGATSAWIYLPFILQGISFGLVGGAIAWSFISLTQQFINRLLANQPEFIQFISNGLQLTVSQTLLLPLILLGFGAAVGLIGSLFAVRRFAKS is encoded by the coding sequence ATGTTTAAATTTTTCACCAAACTAGACTATCTGCTGAAAGAAACTTTCCTGGGGTTGCTGCGCGGGGGATGGATGAATTGGGCAGCAGTGAGTACTGTGACAGTGTTACTATTTCTATTCGGCTTAAGTCTACAAACCTCTTGGCAAGTGGAAAGACTTCTCAATCAGTTCGGTAGTCAGTTGGAATTATCGGTTTATCTAGAATCTGGTATTCAAGCGGTTAATATTGAACCATTAATAGCGCAAATGCCGGAAGTAGCGACGGTGCAAGTAATTACCAAAGAACAAGCTTGGACGAAGCTAGTTAAGGATTTGGGAATTGCTGATATTGATGGTGCTACCCAGCAATTAGGAGATAATCCGCTAGTTGATGAAATGAAAGTAAAAGCTTTGAATCCGCAAGTTGTGCCGAGTTTAGCGACACAGTTAGCTAAGTTTCAGGGAGTTGATGTGGTGCAGTATGTAGACGAAGCCGTAAAACGCATTGCTCAGTTGCACCGGGGGCTAAATTGGATTACTTTAACAATTACTATAATTTTGACTTCAACTGCGATCGCTGTGACAACAACCACAATAGGCTTGATCGTCATGGCACGACGACGAGAAATTGAAATTATGCAACTAGTGGGTGCAACTTCGGCTTGGATTTACCTACCATTTATTTTACAGGGAATTTCCTTTGGTTTAGTTGGTGGTGCGATCGCTTGGAGTTTTATTTCCCTCACCCAACAATTTATTAATCGCTTACTAGCCAATCAACCTGAATTTATTCAATTTATTAGCAACGGTTTACAACTAACTGTTTCTCAAACCTTATTATTGCCTTTGATTCTCTTAGGATTTGGTGCAGCTGTCGGCTTAATAGGTAGCTTATTCGCTGTCCGCAGGTTTGCTAAGAGTTGA
- a CDS encoding DUF5615 family PIN-like protein: MSQICLYMDEDSTGRSLMLSLRNRGVDIITTLEVNRLKYSDEEQLVWAKSQNRVLYSSNIRDFYRLHTAFLNQEQSHPGMILVQQQRYSIGEIARGILRLIAAKSAEDMENQVEFLSDWIEG, encoded by the coding sequence ATGAGCCAGATTTGCTTGTATATGGATGAAGATTCCACTGGACGTTCTCTAATGCTGTCTTTGCGAAATCGGGGTGTAGATATAATCACGACTTTGGAAGTAAATCGGCTCAAATATTCGGATGAAGAACAACTTGTATGGGCAAAGTCCCAAAATCGTGTTTTATACAGTTCTAATATTCGGGATTTCTATCGCTTACATACAGCTTTTTTAAACCAAGAACAATCTCATCCGGGCATGATATTAGTGCAGCAGCAACGTTACTCAATTGGAGAAATCGCACGGGGTATTTTAAGGCTGATTGCAGCTAAATCAGCCGAGGATATGGAAAACCAAGTTGAGTTTTTGAGTGATTGGATTGAAGGATAA
- a CDS encoding DUF3598 family protein, translating to MTSQWECLLQNLGEWQGSFARYSPQGELLANIPSVVSLAGLNNNQTIHQVVSRQGQEDLILEYSSLAQSTLFFENGAFSQGSIQLAPFTEFGAELGLIYENRRLRLVQLFNKNGQLDKITLIREYLGGTQPPVEKPTLQIDDLLGEWQGEAVTIYPDLQKPNTYSTTLQLQLDAAGKLIQNTSFNGRTITSTATIKDSIIIFDQNPQKQVQVLLLPDGASATSPLQVQLRQPLFLEVGWLIKPNLRQRLIRSYDDKGAWVSLTLVTENRSNF from the coding sequence ATGACATCACAATGGGAATGCTTGCTGCAAAATCTCGGTGAATGGCAAGGTTCATTTGCTCGTTATTCACCTCAAGGGGAACTATTAGCAAATATCCCTAGTGTAGTTTCCTTGGCAGGGTTAAACAATAATCAGACTATTCACCAGGTTGTCAGCCGTCAAGGACAAGAAGATTTAATTTTAGAATACAGTTCCCTGGCGCAGAGTACGTTGTTTTTTGAAAATGGCGCTTTTTCCCAAGGTTCGATTCAACTAGCGCCATTTACAGAATTTGGGGCTGAACTCGGTTTAATTTATGAAAATCGCCGTTTACGCCTGGTGCAATTATTTAATAAAAATGGCCAGTTAGATAAAATAACCTTGATTCGTGAATATCTAGGGGGAACTCAACCACCAGTAGAAAAACCCACCTTACAAATAGATGACTTGTTGGGAGAATGGCAAGGTGAAGCAGTAACTATTTATCCAGATTTGCAAAAGCCCAATACCTACTCTACAACCCTGCAACTACAATTGGATGCCGCAGGAAAATTAATTCAAAATACCAGTTTTAATGGTCGCACAATCACCTCCACCGCTACTATAAAAGATTCAATAATCATCTTTGATCAAAATCCCCAAAAGCAGGTACAAGTTTTACTCTTACCTGATGGCGCTTCTGCAACTTCCCCCTTACAAGTGCAGTTACGTCAACCGTTATTTTTAGAGGTAGGGTGGCTGATTAAACCAAATTTACGCCAACGCTTAATTCGTAGCTATGACGATAAAGGTGCATGGGTTAGCCTTACCCTAGTCACAGAAAATCGCTCAAACTTCTGA
- a CDS encoding DUF29 domain-containing protein: MKTITDLKQLYEIDDSQWLEETIKLLKNHQFQELDLDNLIEELEDLGKRDKNAVASLLEQIIRHLLLLQYWISEYEHNSVHWQGEIYTFRTQLKRKITNNLRNYLEAELNSIYKDALGFVKIKTQNSVKFPPECPYSLDQLLDINNTCANF, from the coding sequence ATGAAAACCATTACCGATTTAAAACAACTCTACGAAATTGATGATTCTCAATGGCTAGAAGAAACGATCAAATTGCTTAAAAATCACCAATTTCAAGAATTAGATTTAGATAATTTAATTGAGGAGTTAGAAGATTTGGGAAAAAGGGATAAAAATGCTGTAGCCAGTCTTCTAGAACAAATTATCCGTCATTTATTACTACTTCAATATTGGATCAGTGAGTACGAGCATAATTCAGTTCACTGGCAAGGAGAAATTTATACTTTTAGAACTCAATTAAAACGCAAAATTACTAATAATCTTCGTAATTATTTAGAAGCAGAATTAAATTCTATTTATAAGGATGCGTTAGGTTTTGTGAAAATTAAAACTCAAAATTCCGTTAAATTTCCACCAGAATGCCCTTACTCCCTTGATCAATTACTTGATATCAACAATACCTGTGCCAATTTTTAG
- the nth gene encoding endonuclease III, with product MTRKSLSKKQRALEILSRLQHLYPDATCSLDYSTPVQLLVATILSAQCTDERVNKVTPALFGRFPDAENLAKADLLELEELVRSTGFYHNKAKNIQGACRMIVNDFNSIVPNQMEQLLKLPGVARKTANVVLAHAYGINAGVTVDTHVKRLSQRLGLTTNTEPVGIEKDLMKLLPQPDWENWSIRLIYHGRAVCKARSPGCNVCELADLCARKL from the coding sequence TTGACTCGTAAATCATTATCAAAAAAGCAACGCGCTTTAGAAATTCTTTCTCGTCTCCAGCATCTTTATCCAGATGCCACTTGCTCTTTAGACTATTCAACTCCTGTACAATTATTAGTCGCCACTATTCTCTCCGCTCAATGTACAGATGAACGCGTAAATAAAGTTACGCCAGCATTATTTGGGAGATTTCCTGATGCGGAAAATTTAGCTAAAGCAGATTTATTAGAGTTAGAAGAATTAGTTCGTTCGACTGGATTTTATCACAATAAAGCCAAGAATATTCAAGGCGCTTGTCGGATGATTGTGAATGATTTTAACTCTATTGTTCCTAATCAAATGGAACAACTTTTAAAACTTCCAGGAGTAGCACGGAAAACTGCAAATGTAGTCTTAGCTCATGCCTATGGCATCAATGCTGGGGTGACAGTAGATACACACGTAAAGCGATTAAGCCAGCGTTTAGGATTGACTACAAATACTGAACCTGTTGGTATTGAAAAAGATTTAATGAAGTTATTACCCCAACCAGATTGGGAAAATTGGTCAATTCGTTTAATTTATCATGGACGGGCTGTGTGTAAGGCTCGTTCTCCTGGTTGTAATGTTTGTGAATTGGCTGATTTATGTGCTAGGAAGTTATAA
- a CDS encoding DUF433 domain-containing protein, translated as MSTTITDIGALIDSNPKIHGGCPIIAGTGVTVRRIAIWYKQGYSAEEISDQISHLTLSQVYAALTYYHTNREEIDADIAAEEAEANRIEALHKARKLQ; from the coding sequence ATGTCAACTACAATTACTGATATTGGCGCTCTAATTGATAGCAATCCCAAAATTCACGGGGGTTGCCCTATTATTGCTGGTACTGGCGTAACAGTGAGAAGAATTGCTATTTGGTACAAACAAGGTTACAGCGCGGAAGAAATTTCTGACCAAATAAGTCATTTAACTCTATCACAGGTTTATGCAGCCTTAACTTATTATCATACAAACCGAGAAGAAATTGATGCTGATATTGCAGCAGAAGAGGCAGAAGCTAACCGTATAGAAGCATTACATAAGGCTAGAAAGTTGCAATGA
- the rseP gene encoding RIP metalloprotease RseP yields MSVLAAIAVLAILILVHEFGHFIAARSQGIYVNRFSLGFGPILLKYQGSQTEYTIRAFPLGGFVGFPDDDPDSQIPPNDPNLLRNRPVLDRAIVISAGVIANLIFAYLMLALQLGIVGIPQEFKYQPGVIVKPVNEQSIAYQAGLREGDIILAVNGQELTADSSSTLLLTKEIQTHPNQQIDLKVQQKNQQIPLKLTPQEGADGKGLVGIELGPNGKAVYRRPQNPGEIFTVAANRFQQLLVGTLKGFGQLATNFQQTVGQVSGPVNIVKIGAKLAADNLANLFSFAAIISINLAVINILPLPALDGGQLAFLLIEGLRGKPLPMKIQEGVMQTGLVLLLGLGIFLIVKETTQLTSQLDWVQKLFQ; encoded by the coding sequence ATGTCAGTTTTAGCAGCGATCGCAGTTTTGGCTATTTTGATTTTGGTACATGAGTTTGGACACTTTATAGCTGCCCGTTCTCAAGGCATTTACGTCAACCGCTTTTCCTTGGGTTTTGGCCCGATTCTTTTAAAGTACCAAGGATCACAAACGGAATATACTATCCGCGCTTTCCCTCTAGGTGGCTTTGTCGGCTTCCCTGATGACGATCCTGATAGCCAAATTCCACCCAACGACCCAAATCTGCTGCGGAACCGTCCAGTTTTAGACCGAGCAATCGTCATTAGTGCTGGAGTAATAGCAAATCTCATATTTGCCTATTTAATGCTGGCTCTGCAATTGGGTATCGTTGGCATACCACAAGAATTTAAGTATCAACCAGGTGTAATTGTCAAACCAGTCAATGAACAATCTATCGCTTACCAAGCCGGTCTGAGAGAAGGAGACATTATACTGGCAGTTAATGGTCAGGAACTCACAGCTGATAGCAGTTCAACTCTGTTGCTCACCAAAGAAATTCAAACCCATCCAAATCAGCAAATTGATCTGAAAGTTCAGCAAAAAAACCAACAAATCCCCCTGAAATTAACTCCTCAAGAAGGTGCTGACGGTAAAGGCTTAGTAGGTATTGAACTAGGCCCCAATGGCAAAGCAGTTTATCGTCGTCCTCAAAATCCTGGGGAGATATTCACCGTTGCCGCTAATCGGTTTCAACAATTATTGGTGGGTACACTCAAAGGCTTTGGACAATTAGCTACCAACTTTCAACAAACCGTTGGGCAAGTTTCCGGCCCAGTGAATATTGTCAAAATAGGCGCAAAATTAGCTGCTGACAATCTTGCTAATTTGTTTTCTTTTGCGGCAATTATCAGCATTAACTTAGCAGTTATCAATATTTTACCTCTACCAGCCTTAGACGGTGGACAACTGGCTTTTCTGCTCATTGAAGGTTTACGCGGTAAGCCTTTACCTATGAAAATTCAAGAAGGTGTGATGCAAACTGGTTTAGTGTTACTCTTAGGATTAGGTATTTTCCTAATTGTTAAAGAAACAACTCAGTTAACATCCCAGTTAGATTGGGTACAAAAATTGTTCCAGTAA
- a CDS encoding DUF362 domain-containing protein, with product MQTQKPSVSLIRAKSYEQDALKESLETLLEPYGGMAAFVKKGDRVLLKPNLLTGSRPTKECTTRPELVRAVAEMVIAVGGKPFLGDSPAFGSAKGVAIANGLLPILEALNLPIVEFHGKRYQTVNDNFNHLLLSKEAMEADVIINLPKVKSHMQLTLTLGVKNLFGCVPGKMKAWWHMEAGKDAERFGEMLVETARAINPTLTILDGIIGHEGNGPSGGEPRNLEVLAASENVFALDRAMLEILKVSPAQVPTVAASQRLGICPELSDIEFPNLSPDLLQIADWQLPEKLMPIDFAMPRVIKSTFRHLYIRFIKEPMSAYGKG from the coding sequence ATGCAAACACAAAAACCATCTGTCAGCCTGATTCGGGCTAAATCTTACGAACAAGACGCTTTAAAAGAATCCTTGGAAACCCTGCTAGAACCCTATGGGGGAATGGCTGCTTTTGTGAAAAAGGGCGATCGCGTTTTGCTCAAACCCAATCTACTCACCGGTTCTCGTCCTACTAAAGAGTGTACCACGCGCCCAGAATTAGTTCGCGCCGTTGCCGAAATGGTAATTGCCGTTGGTGGTAAGCCATTTTTAGGAGATAGTCCTGCTTTTGGTAGTGCTAAAGGTGTCGCTATCGCTAATGGTTTATTACCAATTTTAGAAGCATTAAATTTACCAATTGTGGAGTTTCACGGTAAACGTTATCAAACAGTCAACGACAATTTTAATCACCTGCTACTATCTAAAGAAGCAATGGAAGCAGATGTGATTATTAATTTACCTAAAGTTAAATCTCATATGCAATTGACATTAACTTTAGGAGTCAAAAATCTCTTTGGTTGTGTTCCTGGGAAAATGAAAGCCTGGTGGCACATGGAAGCAGGAAAAGATGCTGAAAGATTTGGCGAAATGTTGGTAGAAACTGCTAGGGCTATTAATCCCACTTTAACTATTTTAGATGGTATTATCGGTCATGAAGGCAATGGGCCAAGTGGCGGAGAACCTCGTAATTTAGAAGTTTTAGCAGCATCAGAGAATGTGTTTGCTTTAGATAGAGCAATGTTAGAAATTCTCAAAGTTTCACCTGCACAAGTTCCCACCGTTGCAGCTTCTCAAAGATTAGGAATTTGCCCAGAATTAAGCGATATTGAGTTTCCTAATTTATCACCAGATTTACTCCAAATCGCAGATTGGCAATTACCAGAAAAATTAATGCCCATTGATTTTGCCATGCCTCGTGTGATTAAGTCCACATTTAGACATCTTTATATCCGATTTATCAAAGAACCAATGAGTGCTTATGGCAAAGGTTAA
- the aat gene encoding leucyl/phenylalanyl-tRNA--protein transferase, giving the protein MQYDVAAIIRGYAQGYFLMADESNGLGWYGSKERTLIPLDEKFRYPKSLQRVLNQNRFTVAINRDFLGVVAGCANRETTWISPELQKIYWLLYQTGYAYSFETWQGDQLAGGILGIVIGGVFIGESMFYRIPEGSKVAMVKLVERLRQRKFMLFDAQMMNPHLARFGAYPINNKEYDILLQQALQLPCSLK; this is encoded by the coding sequence ATGCAATATGATGTCGCCGCTATTATTCGAGGTTATGCTCAAGGTTATTTTCTCATGGCTGACGAGAGCAATGGACTGGGATGGTATGGAAGTAAGGAAAGAACTTTAATTCCTTTGGATGAAAAATTTCGCTACCCCAAGTCCTTACAGCGTGTTCTCAACCAAAACAGGTTTACAGTAGCTATTAACCGCGACTTTCTTGGCGTGGTTGCTGGTTGTGCTAACCGTGAAACAACTTGGATTTCTCCAGAATTACAAAAGATTTACTGGTTACTTTACCAGACAGGTTATGCTTATAGTTTTGAAACTTGGCAAGGTGATCAACTGGCGGGGGGAATTTTAGGAATTGTGATTGGTGGTGTTTTCATTGGTGAATCAATGTTCTACCGCATTCCTGAAGGTTCTAAAGTAGCAATGGTGAAATTGGTAGAAAGGTTGCGCCAAAGGAAATTTATGCTGTTTGACGCGCAAATGATGAATCCCCATTTAGCCAGATTTGGCGCTTATCCTATCAATAATAAAGAATATGATATTTTGCTTCAGCAAGCTTTACAACTTCCTTGTTCCCTAAAGTGA